In one Cronobacter dublinensis subsp. dublinensis LMG 23823 genomic region, the following are encoded:
- a CDS encoding ornithine cyclodeaminase family protein, with translation MRFLSGPQVASLGGLDPHAALRDVTDTVRLIAAGDAVMPAETHVPLDTPPGKIYALPARVGGRFNATGVKWTAHRPQPQDGLPMALTVTLINRADSGLPVGLVESGGLTAVRTAAVSALALRHAAPRPVKRVLLLGAGVQARAHLAMLSAQFPSLEALGLWNRTAERLDALSAAALPFACERYRHPDDAQAQPWDAVITCTGAQQPFLGPDWFTPGRLVMQIGYHEVSFAAIKRATQVVVDAWGEFRHTSAKSLFQMYRAGEFPDDGWVADLTALVSGRWRPAPDDCVYFSSFGLNVFDIALAARVLQAAERDEVGTPLALFGAP, from the coding sequence ATGCGATTTCTGAGCGGCCCCCAGGTGGCAAGCCTCGGCGGGCTCGACCCGCACGCGGCGCTGCGCGATGTCACCGACACAGTAAGGCTGATAGCCGCAGGCGACGCCGTCATGCCTGCCGAAACGCACGTCCCGCTCGATACCCCGCCGGGCAAGATCTATGCGCTGCCCGCGCGCGTCGGCGGGCGCTTTAACGCCACGGGCGTGAAGTGGACTGCGCACCGCCCGCAGCCTCAGGACGGCCTGCCAATGGCGCTGACGGTAACGCTGATTAACCGTGCCGACAGCGGCCTGCCGGTGGGACTGGTGGAGAGCGGCGGGCTGACAGCCGTGCGCACCGCCGCCGTCTCGGCGCTCGCGCTGCGCCACGCCGCGCCGCGCCCGGTGAAACGCGTGCTGCTGCTCGGCGCGGGCGTCCAGGCGCGGGCGCATCTCGCGATGCTCAGCGCGCAGTTCCCGTCTCTTGAGGCGCTCGGCCTGTGGAACCGCACGGCGGAGCGTCTCGACGCCCTGAGCGCGGCGGCGCTGCCCTTTGCGTGCGAACGTTATCGCCATCCCGACGACGCGCAGGCGCAGCCGTGGGATGCGGTCATTACCTGTACCGGCGCGCAGCAGCCGTTTCTCGGCCCCGACTGGTTTACGCCCGGCAGGCTGGTGATGCAGATTGGCTATCATGAAGTGAGCTTTGCGGCCATTAAACGTGCCACACAGGTAGTGGTGGACGCCTGGGGCGAGTTTCGCCATACCAGCGCCAAAAGCCTGTTTCAGATGTATCGCGCTGGCGAATTCCCGGATGACGGCTGGGTGGCGGATCTTACGGCGCTGGTCAGCGGGCGCTGGCGTCCGGCCCCTGACGACTGCGTCTATTTTTCGTCGTTCGGCCTGAACGTGTTTGATATCGCGCTCGCCGCGCGCGTGTTGCAGGCGGCGGAGCGCGACGAGGTGGGCACGCCGCTTGCGCTGTTCGGCGCGCCTTAA
- a CDS encoding M20 family metallopeptidase, with protein MTVQPHADVDATLELLSSLTAWQSVADEPAEQRSLAAWLEAWLVEALDAQVMLPVAQQPADSPPLVHVRVDIGAPDTLVLYNMYDVMPADSEGWQVDPFTGGIRRWADKGDVFISRGAENNKGPLAGMLTVVRELWQSGMLATNLEILLEGEEECGSGALRRYLARTPCPVSPALAVLFPSLCEYGGGAPRLYLGFTGMTSGRLRVAGGDWGGPQAAIHASNAAWIANPAWRLVQALAAIAPAGRNGVLETLPLDEPALRWLDELAPQFSIADELTMRKSQRLTVEGDSREALAFLLGSAVFNLSEIRTSPLPGRGIIPPLACAEFALRTPPGSSPSQLLDAMRAQLRMQAIAGVKLIVDDSYPGRRFSEEDPGVLELLNSYHQQQACPQIWPWAPGCAPAYAFAPVAPAFLIGGLGYGGNAHGVNEFVTLRGLTRFTRSLRDWLLSF; from the coding sequence ATGACCGTTCAGCCGCATGCCGATGTGGATGCGACCCTGGAACTGCTGTCGTCACTCACCGCCTGGCAAAGCGTGGCGGATGAGCCCGCCGAGCAGCGGTCGCTCGCCGCCTGGCTGGAGGCCTGGCTTGTGGAGGCGCTGGACGCGCAGGTGATGCTGCCGGTCGCGCAGCAGCCCGCCGACAGCCCGCCGCTGGTGCACGTGCGCGTTGATATCGGCGCGCCCGACACGCTGGTGCTCTACAACATGTATGACGTGATGCCCGCAGACAGCGAGGGCTGGCAGGTCGACCCGTTCACCGGCGGCATTCGCCGCTGGGCCGATAAGGGCGACGTGTTTATCTCGCGCGGCGCGGAAAACAACAAAGGCCCGCTGGCGGGTATGCTCACCGTGGTGCGCGAGCTGTGGCAGAGCGGCATGCTCGCCACTAATCTTGAGATCCTGCTTGAAGGCGAAGAGGAGTGCGGCAGCGGCGCCTTACGTCGTTATCTCGCCCGCACGCCCTGCCCGGTGTCGCCTGCGCTCGCCGTGCTTTTTCCGTCGCTGTGCGAATATGGCGGCGGCGCGCCACGGCTGTATCTTGGCTTTACCGGCATGACCTCAGGCCGTCTGCGCGTCGCGGGCGGCGACTGGGGCGGCCCGCAGGCCGCCATTCACGCCAGCAACGCGGCCTGGATTGCCAACCCCGCCTGGCGGCTGGTGCAGGCGCTGGCCGCCATCGCGCCCGCCGGGCGCAACGGCGTGCTGGAAACGCTGCCGCTGGATGAGCCCGCCCTGCGCTGGCTCGACGAACTGGCGCCGCAGTTCAGCATTGCCGACGAGCTGACGATGCGTAAAAGCCAGCGGCTGACCGTTGAGGGCGACAGCCGCGAGGCGCTGGCGTTTTTACTTGGCAGCGCGGTGTTCAATCTCAGCGAAATCCGCACCTCGCCGCTGCCAGGGCGCGGTATTATCCCCCCGCTCGCCTGCGCCGAGTTCGCCCTGCGCACCCCGCCCGGCAGCTCGCCCTCGCAGCTGCTGGACGCCATGCGCGCGCAGCTCAGGATGCAGGCGATCGCAGGCGTGAAGCTTATTGTTGACGACAGCTATCCGGGCCGCCGCTTTTCCGAAGAAGACCCCGGCGTGCTGGAGCTGTTAAACAGCTATCACCAGCAGCAGGCCTGCCCGCAAATCTGGCCCTGGGCGCCCGGCTGCGCGCCGGCGTATGCCTTCGCGCCGGTTGCGCCCGCGTTTCTGATAGGCGGGCTTGGCTACGGCGGCAACGCGCACGGCGTGAATGAGTTTGTCACCCTGCGCGGGCTTACGCGGTTTACCCGGTCGCTTCGCGACTGGCTGCTCTCATTCTGA
- a CDS encoding ABC transporter permease: MARYLISRFFQALLVMFGVSLLIFFSLHLTGDPAAVMMPPGATSQEIADFRHAMGFDRPLLAQYADYAGHLLRGDLGDSLRYGQPVSTLIAERLPATALLALTALAWSTFAGLALGLISALWRDSIWDLLARLVAFSGQAVPVFWLGLLMILFFSLQLRWLPSGGYGDPLQLIMPAVCLGAYYMSAMARLVRASLIDVLDQEYIRTARAKGLSAWRVLVRHGLRNALIPVVTVQGISLAALLGGALVTEIIFAWPGIGRLAVQAIQNRDFPLVQGVVLLAALTFVVVNLLIDLLYLVLNPRIRL; the protein is encoded by the coding sequence ATGGCGCGTTATCTGATTTCGCGGTTTTTCCAGGCGCTGCTGGTGATGTTTGGCGTGTCGCTGCTTATCTTCTTCAGCCTGCATCTGACGGGCGACCCGGCGGCGGTGATGATGCCGCCCGGCGCCACATCGCAGGAGATTGCGGATTTCCGCCACGCGATGGGCTTTGACCGCCCCTTGCTTGCGCAATACGCCGACTACGCAGGCCACCTGCTGCGCGGCGATCTCGGCGACTCCCTGCGCTACGGCCAGCCGGTGTCGACGCTGATTGCCGAACGCCTGCCCGCCACCGCGCTGCTGGCGTTAACGGCGCTGGCCTGGAGTACGTTCGCCGGGCTGGCGCTCGGGCTTATCAGCGCGCTGTGGCGCGACAGCATCTGGGATCTGCTGGCGCGCCTGGTGGCCTTCAGTGGTCAGGCGGTGCCGGTGTTCTGGCTGGGGCTCCTGATGATTTTGTTCTTCAGCCTGCAGCTGCGCTGGCTGCCCTCCGGCGGCTACGGCGATCCGCTACAGCTCATCATGCCTGCCGTCTGTCTTGGCGCGTATTACATGAGCGCAATGGCGCGTCTGGTGCGCGCCAGCCTGATTGACGTGCTGGACCAGGAGTATATCCGCACCGCGCGCGCCAAAGGGCTCAGCGCCTGGCGGGTGCTGGTGCGCCACGGGCTGCGCAACGCGCTGATCCCGGTGGTGACGGTTCAGGGGATCTCGCTCGCCGCCCTGCTCGGCGGCGCGCTGGTCACCGAGATTATCTTCGCCTGGCCCGGTATCGGCCGCCTGGCGGTGCAGGCCATCCAGAACCGCGATTTCCCGCTGGTGCAGGGCGTGGTGCTGCTCGCCGCGCTGACGTTCGTGGTCGTTAACCTGCTGATTGATTTGCTTTATCTGGTATTAAACCCGAGGATCCGTTTATGA
- a CDS encoding ABC transporter permease, translating to MIFPGRYASRSRRRPLPGDGLLGGGLLTILIVAALLSPWLPLPDPLKSELSAVFQAPGAGHWLGTDQLGRDLFSRILAGARLSLFVVIIAAVIAATMGTLMGMIAGYFGGWVDALIMRLIDIQLAVPFILLILLVMALFGTSLANIIVIMGVTSWAIYARVARARTLEIRELEYIDAAKTMGFSHLRIMLRHILPALATPLLVLLTLDIPRLIVLEASVGFLGMGIQPPTPTLGNLIGEGRAYMLLAPWLVVWPGCAIAMLVVGCNLLGDYWLRTTQTRVE from the coding sequence ATGATCTTCCCTGGCCGATACGCATCCCGTTCACGTCGCCGTCCCCTGCCGGGGGACGGCCTTCTTGGCGGCGGGCTGCTGACAATACTTATTGTCGCCGCGCTGCTCTCTCCCTGGCTCCCCTTGCCCGACCCGTTAAAAAGCGAGCTCAGCGCCGTCTTTCAGGCCCCTGGCGCGGGCCACTGGCTGGGTACTGACCAGCTGGGGCGTGACCTGTTCTCACGCATTCTGGCGGGCGCGCGGCTGTCGCTTTTCGTGGTGATTATCGCCGCCGTTATCGCCGCCACGATGGGGACGCTGATGGGCATGATCGCCGGTTACTTCGGCGGCTGGGTCGACGCGCTGATTATGCGGCTTATCGACATCCAGCTGGCGGTGCCGTTCATCCTGCTGATCCTGCTGGTGATGGCGCTCTTCGGCACTTCGCTTGCTAATATCATTGTGATTATGGGCGTGACGAGCTGGGCGATTTACGCCCGCGTCGCGCGCGCCAGAACGCTGGAAATCCGCGAGCTGGAGTATATCGACGCCGCGAAAACCATGGGTTTTTCGCACCTGCGCATTATGCTGCGCCATATTTTGCCTGCCCTCGCCACCCCGCTGCTGGTGCTGCTAACGCTCGATATTCCCCGGCTTATTGTGCTGGAGGCGTCGGTCGGGTTTCTCGGCATGGGCATTCAGCCGCCGACGCCGACGCTTGGCAATCTTATCGGCGAAGGCCGCGCCTATATGCTGCTCGCCCCCTGGCTGGTGGTCTGGCCCGGCTGCGCTATTGCGATGCTGGTGGTGGGCTGTAACCTTCTCGGCGACTACTGGCTGCGTACCACGCAGACGAGGGTCGAATAA
- a CDS encoding ABC transporter substrate-binding protein, giving the protein MKRLSRKLLSLSVALSLFAPLSQASSLTIAQPTSATAMDPGFLKEAATLVDNVFDTLVLRDAQMQLKPGLATHWEAVNDTTWQFDLRKDVKFTNGEPVNAAAVKFSIDRILDPANHAPTISYIRTIKSVEAVGDYQVRIHTNGPDPLLPTRMSRYPAYIVPPGYVSKVGAAEFARKPVGSGAYIVKTFVPDERVVMEANPNYWRGKPSIDEVTWRPIPEATARITALLTGEAQLVEGVPADLAPLVKSKPGVKLEQVKGGGLTIYLGIKNNQPPLNDVRVRQALSLALNRDAYTQSLLHGFGTPTGTLAGPKDYGYKAIAAPKQDLAKAKALLKEAGFADGFTLKFQAPRRYIASADVGQAIVQDLAAIGVKAQLEVPEWSVYTQQVASGKQAPLYMLGWGSTQTLDADAALYPVLHANEPYSTVSDPALDKLLNESRATVDAAKRKALLEQIQDRVAAEQPLIPLYREDAIYASSDNVTFKGREDARVSLFDMRVK; this is encoded by the coding sequence ATGAAACGACTGTCCCGTAAGCTTCTCTCTCTTTCTGTGGCGCTCTCATTATTCGCTCCGCTCAGTCAGGCCAGCTCGCTGACTATCGCGCAGCCGACTTCCGCCACCGCCATGGACCCCGGCTTTCTGAAAGAAGCCGCGACCCTGGTGGATAACGTTTTCGATACGCTGGTGCTGCGCGACGCGCAGATGCAACTCAAACCCGGCCTCGCCACCCACTGGGAAGCCGTTAATGACACCACATGGCAGTTCGATCTGCGCAAGGATGTGAAATTTACCAACGGCGAGCCGGTCAACGCCGCGGCGGTAAAATTCTCCATCGACCGTATTCTCGACCCGGCCAACCACGCGCCCACCATCTCGTATATCCGCACCATTAAATCGGTGGAGGCGGTCGGCGATTATCAGGTGCGTATTCATACCAATGGCCCCGACCCGCTGCTGCCCACCCGAATGAGCCGTTATCCAGCGTATATCGTGCCGCCTGGTTATGTAAGTAAAGTCGGTGCTGCGGAATTTGCACGAAAACCTGTCGGAAGTGGCGCTTATATCGTCAAAACTTTCGTGCCGGACGAGCGCGTGGTGATGGAAGCGAACCCCAACTACTGGCGCGGCAAGCCGTCGATTGACGAAGTGACCTGGCGTCCCATCCCGGAAGCGACCGCGCGGATCACCGCGCTGCTGACCGGTGAAGCGCAGTTGGTTGAAGGCGTACCGGCAGACCTCGCGCCGCTGGTGAAAAGCAAGCCGGGCGTGAAGCTTGAGCAGGTGAAAGGCGGCGGGCTGACCATTTATCTTGGCATCAAGAATAACCAGCCGCCGTTAAACGATGTGCGCGTGCGTCAGGCGCTGTCGCTGGCGCTGAACCGCGACGCCTATACCCAGTCGCTGCTGCACGGCTTCGGCACGCCGACCGGCACACTCGCGGGCCCGAAAGACTATGGCTACAAGGCGATTGCCGCGCCAAAACAGGATCTGGCGAAAGCTAAAGCGTTGCTCAAAGAAGCCGGTTTTGCTGACGGCTTTACCCTGAAGTTCCAGGCGCCGCGCCGCTATATCGCCAGCGCTGACGTGGGCCAGGCGATTGTGCAGGATCTCGCCGCTATCGGCGTGAAGGCGCAGCTTGAAGTGCCCGAGTGGTCGGTCTATACCCAGCAGGTGGCGTCCGGCAAACAGGCGCCGCTGTATATGCTCGGCTGGGGCTCCACCCAGACGCTCGATGCCGACGCCGCGCTCTACCCGGTGCTGCACGCCAATGAGCCGTACTCGACGGTGAGCGATCCGGCGCTGGATAAGCTTCTGAACGAGAGCCGCGCTACGGTGGACGCCGCGAAGCGTAAAGCGCTGCTGGAGCAGATTCAGGATCGCGTCGCCGCTGAACAGCCGCTGATCCCGCTCTATCGGGAAGACGCGATTTACGCCTCCAGTGACAACGTCACGTTTAAAGGGCGTGAAGATGCGCGCGTGTCGCTGTTCGACATGAGGGTGAAATGA
- a CDS encoding GntR family transcriptional regulator, whose translation MLDLEKAQRLSLTMQVEVRLKNALIVGSLRPGARLVTKEIADQLGISITPVREALLRLVSSGALHATPAQAFLVPEISEARYDEVTKIRKNLEGMAVEAAAAHITPARMEHLRELCDAFRDAKLARNVEQALQANRAFRFQIYNWAEMPTLVALIEQLWMRIGPCFNYLYPQSEDFVRGHHNYDDLLAALEAGDSEACVRAIHQSINDGASILKKQYFG comes from the coding sequence ATGTTGGATCTGGAAAAAGCGCAACGCCTGAGTTTAACCATGCAAGTGGAAGTGAGACTGAAAAACGCCCTTATCGTCGGCAGCCTGCGTCCTGGCGCGCGTCTGGTCACGAAAGAGATAGCCGATCAGCTGGGGATTAGCATCACGCCCGTTCGCGAAGCGTTGCTGCGCCTGGTCTCGTCCGGCGCGCTGCACGCCACGCCCGCGCAGGCGTTTCTGGTGCCGGAAATCAGCGAAGCGCGCTACGACGAAGTGACGAAGATCCGCAAAAATCTCGAAGGGATGGCCGTTGAAGCGGCGGCCGCGCATATTACGCCTGCGCGGATGGAACACCTGCGCGAACTCTGCGACGCGTTCCGCGACGCCAAGCTTGCCCGCAATGTCGAGCAGGCGCTGCAGGCGAATCGCGCGTTTCGCTTTCAGATCTACAACTGGGCTGAAATGCCGACGCTGGTGGCGCTGATAGAGCAGCTCTGGATGCGCATCGGGCCGTGCTTTAACTATCTTTACCCGCAGTCGGAAGATTTTGTGCGCGGTCATCATAATTATGACGACTTACTGGCGGCGCTGGAGGCGGGCGACAGCGAGGCCTGCGTGCGCGCGATACACCAGTCGATTAACGACGGCGCATCGATACTTAAAAAACAGTACTTCGGCTAA
- a CDS encoding methyl-accepting chemotaxis protein: MAVLVNRLRNVRITRKLAAGFGVVLLLVALATALSVARFMAIRDVYVKSNLIYDINIDVFQAKINRLKYFYTGDDDARALMSRYVDEALARTGEAQALEWSASERATVDDIQRYLQSFQSSVTTMSDATGKLGQIRAQLDALAGKDETARYTELIRTPVADAELSYAIYDLLFAISSLRDDAYALRFTSTEQANQALASRFQAVEGQYQALMSRLSPELLPPFAGLWQDTVRYQTLSRDYYAAWDALKGAESTVKTAGDRSSAAIKQMVTLTKAQNEALSSGSSTLALILGALAIFLGVIVAWAISRQIVRPLMMNLALAERIADGDLSAHIETGRRDEFGKLTGAMARMNGRLREMTGELRASVGRLTHTAGEIASGNSALATRTEQQSSAVVQTAASMEQLTATVKNNADNARHASQIAAEASQTAGRGGDVVRDVVQTMQDISASSRKIADITEVINSISFQTNILALNAAVEAARAGEHGRGFAVVAAEVRSLSQRSAQAAKDIAVLIDESVNRIKTGSTLAARAGETMNDVVSSVTRVNDIMEEISSASQEQSRGIEQISRAVGELDATTQQNAALVSASSNAAGDLEAQAARLRGLVGAFRLEAHSGSARPPVGLAPRPVAPAPVAPRQPVTDEGWTTF; this comes from the coding sequence ATGGCTGTACTGGTAAACCGATTACGCAACGTTCGCATAACCCGCAAGCTCGCCGCCGGATTTGGCGTGGTGCTGCTGCTGGTGGCGCTGGCGACCGCACTCTCCGTGGCGCGCTTTATGGCCATCCGCGACGTCTATGTTAAAAGCAATCTCATCTACGACATCAATATCGATGTCTTTCAGGCCAAAATTAACCGGCTGAAATATTTCTATACCGGCGATGACGACGCCCGCGCGCTGATGAGCCGCTATGTCGATGAAGCGCTGGCCCGCACCGGCGAGGCGCAGGCGCTGGAGTGGTCCGCGAGCGAGCGCGCCACGGTCGATGATATCCAGCGCTATCTGCAAAGCTTCCAGAGCAGCGTGACCACCATGAGCGACGCCACCGGCAAGCTTGGCCAGATCCGCGCGCAGCTCGACGCGCTGGCAGGCAAGGATGAGACCGCGCGCTATACGGAGCTTATCCGCACGCCGGTGGCCGACGCCGAACTCTCTTACGCCATTTACGACCTGCTGTTCGCCATCAGCAGCCTGCGTGATGACGCCTATGCGCTGCGCTTTACCAGCACTGAACAGGCGAACCAGGCGCTCGCCAGTCGTTTTCAGGCGGTAGAAGGGCAGTATCAGGCGCTGATGAGCCGCCTGTCGCCGGAGCTGCTGCCGCCGTTTGCCGGTCTGTGGCAGGACACGGTGCGCTACCAGACGTTAAGCCGCGACTACTATGCCGCCTGGGACGCGTTGAAAGGCGCTGAGAGCACGGTGAAAACCGCAGGCGATCGCAGCAGTGCGGCGATTAAACAGATGGTGACGCTCACCAAAGCGCAGAACGAGGCACTCTCATCCGGTTCTTCGACGCTCGCCCTGATCCTCGGCGCGCTGGCTATCTTCCTCGGCGTTATCGTGGCCTGGGCCATCAGCCGCCAGATTGTGCGCCCGCTGATGATGAACCTGGCGCTCGCCGAGCGCATCGCCGATGGCGACCTGAGCGCCCACATTGAGACCGGGAGGCGGGATGAATTCGGTAAGCTTACCGGCGCGATGGCGCGCATGAACGGCCGGCTTCGCGAGATGACCGGCGAGCTGCGCGCGAGCGTCGGGCGTCTTACCCACACGGCAGGCGAAATAGCCTCCGGCAACAGCGCGCTGGCGACGCGCACCGAACAGCAGTCGAGCGCCGTGGTGCAGACCGCCGCCAGCATGGAGCAGCTCACCGCGACCGTGAAAAACAACGCCGACAACGCCCGCCACGCCAGCCAGATAGCCGCAGAGGCCTCTCAAACTGCCGGGCGCGGCGGCGACGTGGTACGCGATGTCGTGCAGACGATGCAGGATATCTCCGCCAGTTCGCGCAAAATCGCCGACATTACCGAGGTGATTAACAGCATTTCGTTCCAGACCAACATTCTGGCGCTCAACGCGGCGGTGGAAGCAGCCCGCGCGGGCGAACATGGTCGCGGCTTCGCGGTCGTCGCCGCCGAAGTGCGCAGCCTCTCCCAGCGCAGCGCGCAGGCGGCGAAGGATATCGCGGTGCTGATTGATGAGTCGGTAAATCGCATCAAAACCGGCAGTACGCTGGCGGCCCGCGCCGGGGAGACCATGAACGATGTGGTGAGCTCCGTCACCCGCGTGAACGATATTATGGAAGAGATTTCATCGGCGTCGCAGGAGCAGAGCCGCGGCATCGAGCAGATCTCCCGCGCGGTCGGCGAGCTTGACGCCACCACGCAGCAGAACGCCGCGCTGGTCAGCGCCTCGTCAAACGCCGCAGGCGATCTCGAAGCCCAGGCCGCACGCCTGCGCGGGCTCGTCGGCGCGTTCCGCCTGGAGGCGCACAGCGGTTCAGCGCGCCCGCCTGTTGGCCTGGCCCCGCGTCCGGTCGCACCTGCGCCGGTCGCGCCACGCCAGCCCGTGACCGATGAGGGCTGGACCACGTTCTGA
- a CDS encoding SDR family oxidoreductase: protein MTKNAFVAVVTGGSSGVGRATASYFAASGYDVAIIARGEQGVAETTEELKRYGGRVLGICADVADPQQVSNAAERIENELGPMSVWVNCAMTTVLAPVEDISFDEFRRVTEVTYLGAVNGTRSALRYMQLRDSGTIIQVGSALAWRSIPLQSAYCGAKAAIRAFTDSLRCELLHQKSGVRVSMVQLPAINTTQFNWARNKFHHRMQPLEPIYQPEVAAKAIYDAAVARRPPREVWLGKNTVMSIVGNMFFPGLLDRYVTKTWEGQLTDEAEPTQRPDYLFQPLENGHQAHGRFDSQAKSKAVAVDSRVMGVAAVAVAGLLLKSLFRRR, encoded by the coding sequence ATGACAAAAAACGCCTTTGTTGCTGTCGTGACCGGCGGCAGTTCAGGAGTCGGGCGCGCGACAGCCAGTTACTTTGCGGCCTCTGGCTATGATGTGGCGATCATTGCCCGTGGAGAGCAGGGCGTGGCGGAGACCACGGAAGAGTTAAAGCGCTACGGCGGGCGAGTGCTGGGCATCTGCGCTGACGTCGCGGATCCGCAGCAGGTGAGTAACGCGGCGGAGCGTATCGAAAACGAACTGGGTCCGATGTCGGTGTGGGTCAACTGCGCCATGACGACCGTGCTCGCGCCGGTGGAGGATATCAGTTTTGACGAGTTCCGCCGCGTCACCGAAGTAACCTACCTCGGCGCGGTGAACGGCACCCGTAGCGCGCTGCGCTATATGCAGCTGCGCGACAGCGGCACCATTATCCAGGTGGGCTCGGCGCTCGCGTGGCGCTCTATTCCGTTGCAATCGGCCTACTGCGGGGCGAAAGCGGCGATCCGCGCGTTTACCGACTCCCTGCGTTGCGAGCTGTTGCATCAGAAGAGCGGCGTACGGGTGTCGATGGTGCAGCTGCCTGCCATCAACACCACGCAGTTCAACTGGGCGCGCAATAAGTTTCATCACCGTATGCAGCCGTTGGAGCCTATTTATCAGCCCGAAGTGGCCGCCAAAGCGATTTATGACGCCGCCGTGGCGCGCCGTCCGCCGCGCGAGGTATGGCTTGGCAAAAACACGGTGATGTCGATTGTCGGCAATATGTTTTTCCCCGGTCTTCTTGACCGCTACGTCACGAAAACCTGGGAAGGGCAACTGACCGACGAGGCCGAACCGACGCAGCGCCCCGACTACCTGTTCCAGCCGCTGGAAAATGGCCATCAGGCGCACGGGCGTTTTGACAGCCAGGCGAAGAGCAAGGCCGTGGCCGTCGATTCCCGCGTGATGGGCGTGGCGGCGGTGGCGGTGGCCGGACTGTTGCTGAAAAGCCTGTTCCGCCGCCGTTAA
- a CDS encoding alpha-amylase family protein, whose translation MSRLWHQNAVIYQIDPTRFFDSNADGWGDLRGIVEKLDYVESLGATAIWLTPFYLSPRRDNGYDVENHTEPDPRIGSLEDVEWLIAEAGKRDIRVIIELVAQHTSDTHNWFLEARKGRDSPFHNFYLWRDTPGPDEPAPMFPTVEPHIWRFDEQAQRYYRHLFYHHEPDLNLRHPDVIQAIDRVLRFWAGKGVAGFRVDAASHMVEQASLPGDRESGYRLFNHFYDLLTEDHPDMILLGEVDVNVSEFKDFFGGGKRLTTLLNFWINKNTLLALAREEAAPLVKALNELPMPPANGGYCFWLRNHDELDLEDLAPEDYEFVMEKYAPEPDMRIYGRGIRRRLAPMLNGDERQQAMAHALLFSLPGTPVVRYGAEIGMGDLLSQPERESVRTPMQWHAGPGAGFSACDPARFVEPLIADGPFRYEAINVEEQQAREGSLLHRIRAIIAVWRTLPEICYQHFHPFTVREKSVFAVRYQNNNVATLMLTNLSHAPVTVDLGELDLTDAREILADDEYPPVACELRINGYGYRWLRVR comes from the coding sequence ATGAGCCGTCTGTGGCACCAGAACGCCGTCATTTACCAGATAGATCCCACGCGTTTTTTTGACAGCAACGCCGACGGCTGGGGAGACCTGCGCGGCATTGTCGAAAAGCTCGACTATGTCGAATCGCTTGGCGCGACCGCCATCTGGCTGACCCCGTTTTATCTCTCGCCGCGACGCGATAACGGCTATGACGTGGAAAACCATACCGAACCGGACCCGCGCATCGGCTCGCTGGAGGATGTGGAGTGGCTGATTGCCGAGGCGGGCAAGCGCGATATCCGGGTGATTATCGAGCTGGTGGCGCAGCACACGTCAGATACCCACAACTGGTTTCTGGAGGCGCGCAAAGGCCGCGACAGCCCGTTTCACAACTTTTACCTCTGGCGCGACACGCCGGGGCCGGATGAGCCCGCGCCGATGTTTCCGACCGTCGAGCCGCATATCTGGCGCTTTGATGAACAGGCGCAGCGCTATTACCGCCACCTCTTTTACCATCACGAGCCGGATCTCAACCTGCGCCACCCCGATGTTATCCAGGCCATCGACCGGGTGCTGCGCTTCTGGGCCGGGAAAGGCGTAGCGGGCTTTCGCGTCGATGCGGCCTCGCATATGGTGGAACAGGCGAGCCTGCCGGGCGATCGGGAGAGCGGCTACCGGCTCTTCAACCACTTCTATGACCTGCTGACCGAGGATCATCCGGATATGATCCTGCTGGGCGAAGTGGACGTGAACGTCTCGGAATTCAAGGATTTCTTTGGCGGCGGCAAACGCCTGACCACGCTTCTGAATTTCTGGATCAACAAAAACACCCTCCTGGCGCTGGCGCGCGAAGAAGCCGCGCCGCTGGTCAAAGCGCTCAATGAACTGCCGATGCCGCCCGCCAACGGCGGCTACTGCTTCTGGCTGCGCAACCATGACGAGCTCGACCTCGAAGATTTGGCGCCGGAAGATTATGAGTTCGTGATGGAGAAATATGCTCCGGAGCCGGATATGCGTATCTACGGACGCGGGATCCGCCGCCGTCTGGCGCCGATGCTCAACGGCGACGAGCGTCAGCAGGCGATGGCGCACGCCCTGCTCTTTTCGCTGCCGGGCACGCCGGTAGTGCGCTACGGCGCGGAAATCGGCATGGGAGATCTGCTTTCCCAGCCGGAGCGGGAATCGGTGCGCACCCCCATGCAGTGGCACGCGGGGCCGGGCGCGGGGTTTTCGGCCTGCGATCCGGCGCGCTTTGTGGAGCCGCTGATAGCGGACGGCCCGTTTCGCTACGAGGCCATTAACGTCGAAGAACAACAAGCGCGCGAAGGCTCACTGCTGCACCGCATTCGCGCGATTATCGCGGTCTGGCGCACCCTGCCGGAGATCTGCTATCAGCATTTTCACCCGTTCACGGTGCGGGAAAAAAGCGTGTTCGCGGTGCGCTATCAGAATAATAACGTCGCGACCCTGATGCTCACCAATCTGAGCCACGCGCCCGTGACGGTGGATTTAGGCGAGCTTGATTTAACGGACGCCCGCGAGATCCTGGCGGATGATGAATATCCGCCAGTCGCCTGCGAGCTGCGCATCAACGGCTACGGTTACCGCTGGCTGCGCGTGCGTTAA